In Halobaculum rubrum, the following are encoded in one genomic region:
- a CDS encoding RAD55 family ATPase, whose translation MDRIPFGVAQLDSVLGGGAPEGSVVLIAGESGAGAREFIYTSAAMNALSRVDEETFDLYYGDLDDAATVPPEVHYLSFTTDADYLERELRYTMADEIVDAAVDGIDFVDLSPEYFQLSSIPREWYMGATSTIHDLGRGAGNRDGVLSAFGEYLTDNAADSLVVIDSITDLIGASGGEVEWEDVSMLVRGLAKAVHSWGGLLLALVNTDTITDRQLGQLVDGSSGTLQFSWESGGSKRARTMVVREFRGVLSQLESENIVRFETEIHDGGLDISDVRKIR comes from the coding sequence ATGGACCGGATCCCGTTCGGCGTCGCCCAGCTCGACTCGGTGCTGGGCGGCGGCGCCCCCGAGGGCAGCGTCGTGCTCATCGCCGGGGAGTCCGGCGCCGGCGCCCGGGAGTTCATCTACACGAGCGCCGCGATGAACGCGCTCTCCCGTGTCGACGAGGAGACGTTCGACCTCTACTACGGCGACCTCGACGACGCGGCGACGGTTCCGCCGGAGGTCCACTACCTCTCGTTCACCACCGACGCCGACTACCTCGAGCGCGAACTGCGCTACACGATGGCCGACGAGATCGTCGACGCCGCCGTCGACGGGATCGACTTCGTCGACCTCTCGCCGGAGTACTTCCAGCTGTCGTCCATCCCCCGCGAGTGGTACATGGGCGCCACCAGCACCATCCACGATCTGGGGAGGGGGGCCGGCAACCGCGACGGCGTCCTCTCGGCGTTCGGCGAGTACCTGACGGACAACGCCGCCGACAGCCTCGTCGTGATCGACTCGATCACCGACCTCATCGGCGCCTCCGGCGGCGAGGTCGAGTGGGAGGACGTGTCGATGCTCGTTCGCGGGCTCGCGAAGGCGGTCCACTCGTGGGGCGGGCTGCTGCTCGCGCTCGTCAACACCGACACGATCACCGACCGACAGCTCGGCCAGCTCGTCGACGGCAGCAGCGGGACGCTTCAGTTCAGCTGGGAGTCCGGCGGCTCGAAGCGCGCGCGGACGATGGTCGTCCGGGAGTTCCGGGGCGTGCTCTCCCAACTCGAATCGGAGAACATCGTCCGGTTCGAGACGGAGATCCACGACGGCGGGCTCGACATCAGCGACGTGCGGAAGATCCGCTGA